AAATCCTTGCGCAAATAACTCTCTCAAGCCGGAGCCCCCCAGAATCTGATTGAAACAATCCATGGTATGGGCTACCGACTTCAGTCAGTGGAACGTTAATCACGAATGAATGATCAAAAATGTGATCAAATAAATGACCTATAGCCGCTCTGCAATCGCTTCCGCCATCTCTTGGGTACCGACGGGATCCCCTTTGGCCAGATCGTAGGTGACCCGCTTGCCTTCCGCAATCACAGCCTGGACTGCCGCTTCCACCCTTTCAGCTACTTCCCGTTCCCCGAGGTAGCGCAACATCATTACCCCAGACAGGATCAACGCCACCGGGTTAACCTTATTTTGTCCGGCATACTTGGGCGCTGAACCATGAATGGCCTCAAATACCGCCATGTCATCCCCAATATTTGCCCCCGGTGCTACCCCTAGCCCGCCGATCATCCCCGCGCATAGATCGGAAATGATATCGCCGTAGAGATTGGTTAGCACCAGCACATCGTAGAGTTCCGGCTTTTGCATCAACTGCATACACATGTTGTCCACAATGCGGTCTTCGAATTCAATATCGGGGTAATCTTTGGCCACCTCCCGCGCCACCTCCAGGAACAACCCATCGGTAAACTTCATGATGTTGGCCTTATGCACTGCTGTTACTTTTTTGCGGCCATTCTGTTGGGCATAGTCGAAAGCAAATTTGACAATACGTCGGCTGCCGAAATCTGAGATCGGTTTGATGCCAATCGCGGATCCCTCCCGGATTGATTTGCCAGACAGTTGCATCATCTGTTCCCGCGCCTGGATAGCTTCGGGAGTGCCGCGCTCAAACTCGATACCGGCGTAGAGATCCTCGGTATTTTCCCGCACCACCACCAAATCAATGTTTTGAAACGGGCTTTTGACGCCGATCATGGATTTGGCCGGGCGCAGGTTGGCGTACAGATCCAGCTCTTTGCGAATGGCCACATTCACCGAACGAAAGCCAGTACCCACAGGGGTACCAATCGGGCCTTTGATCGCCAGCTTGGTTTCCCGAATCGACTCCAACACCTGCGGCGGCAAGGGAGTGCCATATTTTTCGATCACATCCACTCCCGCATCCACCGGGATCCATTCAAACGGGATCCCCGTCGCATCCAGTACGGTGGTCATTGCTTTGGCCACTTCCGGGCCGATACCATCTCCAGGGATCAAGGTCACACGATAGGTCACAGATGTTCTCCTCACAGCCCAATGTTCATTGGTCGCAGGTCTCCCGGTTCTTAAGTCTTAGTTCTTTAGGTCTCAGACTCCGACCCGTTGGGAGCTCCAGAGCTTAGATGACTATAAAGCATGTTGGAATTGGGAATGATACGTCAGCTACTTTGTCGGGCAATCAAGACTGGATCCCTTTGAATCCTCTAAGTGCGGGGTGGCAACGGTACGAGCAACTCCACCACTGTGCCACTGCCAAAGCGGCGGCTTCGCCAAGCAATCGTGGCCCCGATCAATTCCGCTCGGTAGCGCATGTTGAGTAATCCATGTCCACGGCTTGGGGGCTCAGTGGGATCCGTTTCGTCGTCCAATTGCGGCATGCCCCGGCCATCATCAATGATCTTCAATTCCAAGTGCGTGTAGAGATCCGGAGGTGTGGAGGAGGGTAAGGCACCCTCCTCTTTTGCTGTCGGAATGCCCGTTCCCAAAGCCCTTGGCTGGATGGTGACATCAATCCGCTGCGCCCCCGCATGTTTGACGATGTTGTTCAGGGCTTCCTGCACAATGCGAAAAAGGCTGCTTTGACTGGCGGTGCTGAGACGCGCGAGCAACCCATTGGCCCGATTATCAAAACGGGTGACAAGGGGATGGGGAGAGCGTTGGGCAGCACGTTCCAAGAGACTGCGCAGGGCTGGGCCAAGGTTAAACGCCCGCATAGCAGTGGGTTGTAAATCTTCTACAATTCCCCGCAATTCGGCGATCGTCTCCCGCAGTTGCGCGCTCATGACTTGTAACTGATCCCGCCCAGACTGTCCAATGCTGGGATCGCCAGAAAGCTCCTGAATTTGTCGGGACAAGGCCCCCAGATCTGCCAGGGTTTGGTCGTGCAAATCGGCTGCCAAGCGACGGCTTTCCGCCTCCCGCCCCTCCGTCAGACCTCGTAAGGCTGCTGCTGTTGCTTCTTGACGCCGTACCCGTTCATAAAACAAGGCCCGTTGGAGAGCCACCGCCGCAATATCCGCCAGCGCCTTGACCAAATCCGTATCACTTTCGGAAAACCCGGCCTCTTCCGCGCGGGTCAGGGTGCCACCGGCCTCGGCAGCTTCCGGTGGAGTAAACGCACAGAGAACCCCGGCAATTTGGTCAGCATCGGTGGTCACCGGCACACACAGCAAAGAGCGGATCCCGGCTTGCAGCAAATTCTGTCGGGTTTCGGCGGGTAACGGAAACTGGTTCACATCCGGAATCAGCAGGGTGTCGCGGTTGCTATAGCAATGGAGTAGGAGCAGCCAGTTGAGATCGGGAGGTACCGCTTGCCCTAAGTGGGAGGAGATCCCCGGTTGACGACGATATTCCTGCAAGATCTTCAGAGGTTCGGATGAAGCCGGCAGGTTGAGCAAGGGATCCATTGCGGACGAAGAATCTTGTACCACCGCGCGACCAGACCACCCAACAACCTGGGGATCCTGGAGAGCGATAAAGTCACACTGGTTAATTTGCAGCGCATCCGCCATGCCTTCGAGGGCAATTTGCACCACCTGATGGGGGTCATAGGTACCACTCAGGCGTTGGGCAACCTGCCGTAACAGGCTCTCCCGCTGGGCGGAGATGCGGGTTTGCTCGTAGAGTTGCGCTTGCTTGAGGGCGATCCCGGCTTGTTCTGCTACGGCCATGGCCAAAGACAGTTCCTCCGGGCGAAACTCCCGCGGTTGCGGGGCAGCAATCAGAGCAATCGTACCAATCAACTCTCCCCCTTGCCGAATTGGGATCAAGGCCATGCTGCGAATCGCCAAGACCTGGAAAAAGTGGCGCAGCCGCTCGGTTACCTCTGCTCCCAAATCCGGAAACAAGGGATCCCGCTGCACATCTTTGATGAGAAACGGTTCTCCCCGCCGCAACAGCTCGTAGGTCTCCGGGTGCATCAGGCAAAATTCCAGATGGGCTTCCAAAAAGCGATCCCCCGGTTGTCCCTGCAGTGAAGTATGCAGCACCACACTCGGATCCCGTAGAGAATGAAAGGGAATCGGCACTTCGTTCGCAACTGAACCCGGCCCCGACTCGTGAACATCCTCCTGCATTAAGCCCCGCACAAATATCCCCTCCGACCAAACCACCGGCTGCCGCATCTGGGCCAGTCCCTCTGTAAAAGGCACCCCGCCCGCCAGGGGTCGAGTATCCATCCAGCGCAGAAAAGAGTGGCAATGGTGAATCCAGTCCTCCCGCACACTGGGCTGGGAGCGGTAGAGAATGATCTCACAGCGATCATGGGATCCCGGTTGACTCGATTCCGACCCGATTTGGGTTTGCCGATTCAAGTGCAGTGCTGCTTCCAAAGAACGGACAATCGAGTACAACACCTGGCGCGGTTCTAAAGAGGTGCGGATTTGGGCGGTCAACTCATTCAGTAAGGTCTCACGGCGAGCCTGTTGCTGGGTTTTTTCGTAAAGGCGGGAATGGGTAATGGCCAAAATCAGTTGCTCCGCCACCAAGCGCAGCAGCGTTTGATCGGCCTGCGACCAATCCTCCAAACAGGCAGGCTGCTCCCCAGGTTGGCCGTAGTCCGCATGACAACGATGCACACTCAGGACCCCGAAGGTGCCGGATCCCAATTGCAGACTGGCGGAGATCACCGTTCTCACCCCCGCCTCCTGAAAGCGCCTGCGGCTCTCCAGATCAAAGCTCTCTAGCCCCGACCAGATGCGAATTTCCAAGGGATCCGACTGTGCTTCCAAGTAAGGGGCAATCGGGTTGTCGCGAATGGGAATGGAGCGGCCTTGCCAGCTATCAATGCCCGGCCGCGCATAGGCATGGCGAAAGACGCCGGTCTCCTGAGCCGGGTCGAAAAAGACAAATTGGGCTCGACAGGCTTTCAAGGCTTGGCCCACTTCCTCCACTGCCGACTGCAAAATTTCATCCAAATCCAAAGAATGTCGAATCCGGTCGGTCATGCGGTTGAGCAATGAAGCCTGTTCCGCCTGCTGC
The DNA window shown above is from Thermostichus vulcanus str. 'Rupite' and carries:
- a CDS encoding isocitrate/isopropylmalate dehydrogenase family protein, which produces MTYRVTLIPGDGIGPEVAKAMTTVLDATGIPFEWIPVDAGVDVIEKYGTPLPPQVLESIRETKLAIKGPIGTPVGTGFRSVNVAIRKELDLYANLRPAKSMIGVKSPFQNIDLVVVRENTEDLYAGIEFERGTPEAIQAREQMMQLSGKSIREGSAIGIKPISDFGSRRIVKFAFDYAQQNGRKKVTAVHKANIMKFTDGLFLEVAREVAKDYPDIEFEDRIVDNMCMQLMQKPELYDVLVLTNLYGDIISDLCAGMIGGLGVAPGANIGDDMAVFEAIHGSAPKYAGQNKVNPVALILSGVMMLRYLGEREVAERVEAAVQAVIAEGKRVTYDLAKGDPVGTQEMAEAIAERL
- a CDS encoding GAF domain-containing protein, with protein sequence MSSVALAGLDPTLLVQLQAANQIVQELVLLSSQLPSEAGALEQRLLKLAETLVQQVVSRLGAASARIWFFDPQQGCFQSVAHAGLASPAKEQIQRIVPDDSPLGRVAQQGLPLLSNNPAQEPWMPAPEWVEANHLRSFVAYPINRGEERLGALGLFSHTPLDANFLEVVKFLCSYTASAIINAQLLERSQRQAAREALLNRITNTVHCSLHWDQIVTTALQALQQALLPSGLKGLSRCCFYSLNPHQQTIQVTHEAHSAGLTASLGQIYPMQDFGPLCEPLRQGEVVQLALPQEPGQDSLPPQGLRAFQALEARSVVLIPIHSVGSAGVEFFESGSGDPQLGGEMLLRERSTPEPEGMIGLLGVYMTTPHTWQAEEIELLRSVAYQLAIALTRSSLFDQAHRQAGRLALLHSITAAIRSSLEPTTLFHAITQQIGAAFQADVCTLALWQPEQELLHPVGIYAPQLTPAQLEALLPGMALLVGSPEHPWVEPGIPQALPETIKAKLRLGGSLLAHLTEPVVLPDPKMVQCLADLEPRRQGSGLLLVPLFAAGNPDGQELLGGIALMRHPQPGSQLPPPWQADDLELAEAVAEQAAMAIGQARLLKQTQHLLAQTRQQAEQASLLNRMTDRIRHSLDLDEILQSAVEEVGQALKACRAQFVFFDPAQETGVFRHAYARPGIDSWQGRSIPIRDNPIAPYLEAQSDPLEIRIWSGLESFDLESRRRFQEAGVRTVISASLQLGSGTFGVLSVHRCHADYGQPGEQPACLEDWSQADQTLLRLVAEQLILAITHSRLYEKTQQQARRETLLNELTAQIRTSLEPRQVLYSIVRSLEAALHLNRQTQIGSESSQPGSHDRCEIILYRSQPSVREDWIHHCHSFLRWMDTRPLAGGVPFTEGLAQMRQPVVWSEGIFVRGLMQEDVHESGPGSVANEVPIPFHSLRDPSVVLHTSLQGQPGDRFLEAHLEFCLMHPETYELLRRGEPFLIKDVQRDPLFPDLGAEVTERLRHFFQVLAIRSMALIPIRQGGELIGTIALIAAPQPREFRPEELSLAMAVAEQAGIALKQAQLYEQTRISAQRESLLRQVAQRLSGTYDPHQVVQIALEGMADALQINQCDFIALQDPQVVGWSGRAVVQDSSSAMDPLLNLPASSEPLKILQEYRRQPGISSHLGQAVPPDLNWLLLLHCYSNRDTLLIPDVNQFPLPAETRQNLLQAGIRSLLCVPVTTDADQIAGVLCAFTPPEAAEAGGTLTRAEEAGFSESDTDLVKALADIAAVALQRALFYERVRRQEATAAALRGLTEGREAESRRLAADLHDQTLADLGALSRQIQELSGDPSIGQSGRDQLQVMSAQLRETIAELRGIVEDLQPTAMRAFNLGPALRSLLERAAQRSPHPLVTRFDNRANGLLARLSTASQSSLFRIVQEALNNIVKHAGAQRIDVTIQPRALGTGIPTAKEEGALPSSTPPDLYTHLELKIIDDGRGMPQLDDETDPTEPPSRGHGLLNMRYRAELIGATIAWRSRRFGSGTVVELLVPLPPRT